In a genomic window of Schistocerca gregaria isolate iqSchGreg1 chromosome 5, iqSchGreg1.2, whole genome shotgun sequence:
- the LOC126272084 gene encoding methylglutaconyl-CoA hydratase, mitochondrial: protein MLVPKKLIRHLIKCSLSVRTYSSALKSAKLSEVCVDSLKGNDSGIIVLGLNRPKARNALGKTIVSELTDLLENLKHLDDARVVILRSLVPGVFCAGADLKERLEMKEDEVLPFVNRLRFIVKSTESLPMPVIAALDGLAVGGGFEMALGCDIIVASNTCKMGLVETKVGILPGAGGTQKLPRLVGPAFAKELIFTARTISGVEAYERGIVNYVVEQNEHNDAAYQKSLAVARSILPNAPVGIRMAKKAINKSMDVDINTGYTIEEACYAQVISTKDRIEGLAAFREKRPPKFTGS, encoded by the coding sequence ATGCTTGTACCTAAAAAGTTAATTAGACACTTGATTAAATGCAGCTTGAGTGTTAGAACATATTCATCTGCTTTAAAATCAGCGAAATTAAGTGAAGTTTGTGTAGATTCATTAAAAGGAAATGACAGCGGAATAATAGTTCTTGGATTGAACAGGCCGAAAGCAAGAAATGCGTTAGGAAAGACAATAGTCTCGGAACTAACAGATTTACTGGAGAATTTAAAACATCTCGATGATGCTCGTGTAGTAATATTAAGAAGTTTGGTGCCTGGTGTGTTTTGTGCGGGTGCTGATCTTAAGGAAAGATTGGaaatgaaagaagatgaagtattGCCATTTGTTAATCGGCTTAGGTTTATTGTGAAATCTACAGAAAGTTTACCGATGCCGGTAATAGCAGCTCTTGATGGTCTTGCTGTTGGCGGAGGATTTGAGATGGCTTTAGGCTGTGACATTATAGTTGCATCGAATACGTGCAAAATGGGGCTAGTGGAGACAAAAGTTGGCATCCTTCCGGGTGCAGGAGGAACACAGAAGTTACCTCGCCTCGTTGGCCCTGCGTTTGCAAAGGAATTAATTTTCACCGCCCGAACCATCAGTGGTGTTGAAGCTTACGAGAGAGGCATTGTGAACTACGTTGTGGAACAGAATGAACACAACGATGCTGCCTATCAAAAGTCACTAGCAGTTGCTAGAAGTATACTTCCGAATGCGCCGGTTGGCATTAGGATGGCAAAAAAGGCAATTAATAAATCAATGGACGTAGACATCAACACAGGTTATACCATTGAGGAAGCTTGCTATGCTCAGGTTATATCAACCAAAGACAGAATTGAGGGACTTGCAGCATTTAGAGAAAAACGACCTCCCAAATTTACTGGCAGCTAA